The segment CCACTGACCGAATCAGCTGTTTCGATGTAATTCTGAATAATGTTGTGACAAAAAAAGGAACTGTACTGACTCAGATGTCCAAGTTCTGGTTTGATATGACAAAGGACATCCTTCCAAACCACATGATCTCCGCTGATGTGAAGGACATGCCGGAATTTTTCCAGCAGCCCCAGTTTGACGGAAACAGCATGATGTGCAGAAAGCTCAACATGCTCCCCATCGAGTGCATTGTCCGCGGATATATTACTGGAAGCGGCTGGGCCAGCTATCAGAAGGACGGCACCGTATGCGGAATCCGCCTGCCGGAGGGCTTAAAGGAGTCTGACAAGCTGCCGGAGCCGATTTACACCCCTTCCACCAAGGCTGAGATCGGAGATCACGATGAGAACATCTCCTATGAGCAGAGTATTGCCCATCTGGAGAAGTACTTCCCGGGAAAGGGTGAGGAGTACGCCGCCAAGCTGCGCGATTACACCATTGCCCTCTATAAGAAATGTGCTGACTATG is part of the Clostridium sp. M62/1 genome and harbors:
- a CDS encoding phosphoribosylaminoimidazolesuccinocarboxamide synthase: MEMKPIKEGKVREIYDNGDSLIMVATDRISCFDVILNNVVTKKGTVLTQMSKFWFDMTKDILPNHMISADVKDMPEFFQQPQFDGNSMMCRKLNMLPIECIVRGYITGSGWASYQKDGTVCGIRLPEGLKESDKLPEPIYTPSTKAEIGDHDENISYEQSIAHLEKYFPGKGEEYAAKLRDYTIALYKKCADYALSRGIIIADTKFEFGLDENGTIVLGDEMLTPDSSRFWPADGYEPGHGQPSFDKQFARDWLKANPGNNWTLPEDVVQKTIDKYLQSYEMLTGEKLA